Below is a window of Ctenopharyngodon idella isolate HZGC_01 chromosome 7, HZGC01, whole genome shotgun sequence DNA.
ATTTTGCATTCCTATCAAAAATTAAGTATTATTAGTTTCATTGTAAATTGTGGTGCAAGTATCGAAGCTATCTAATCTAATACTTCAAATCTCAAGGTTAAATCAGaagatttattgtaaaaatgtttctgtaacagCTGCCAAAAAAAGTACATAGCTCCACTGTggtttatgatttattttcaaggggaaaaaaaattaaaaattttcaaAACATCCCCCCCTCTGTTTTTTTCACAAATCGCACCCTGAAAACAGCCTTTTCAATAAATGAAAGAGCCTTTCTAACAGGAAATGAAGTATACCAGCCAGCTGAGCAGTGATGGCCTGGAAGGGGAGCTGGCAGAACTCCTGGGTGAGGGGCCGGAGCTGGGTGCTGCTCACCAGCTCATGTTTGCCATAATCCAGCTGAAACACTGAGACCAGACCATTGGTCAGAACTCCTTTCACCAACACACGGTACCAGCTGCAAAATGAAACAGAGGATGAGTGGTCACATGACTTCACAAAACACTTGAAATACCCCATGTCTCTCAGAAACAAAACTGCACAGGGTTTACATCAGACTTTATGCTGGTAGTCCACCTACACCAAGGGTGTCCACTGTCCAGTCTtactcctggagggccaccttCCAGCATAGTTCAATTCTAGCCCtaattaaagtcaccatgaaatcaaaattgacagttctTATCAACCTTCTTatgttttttatggaatttgcagcatttattataaatgatttatctgtgcacattttttttttaatctttaaacgaattaacttcccctccctcttgcaatgacttctcttctctgatgacaacgtgtttactggcgtgagggcgggacaaaaTTGTCACTCATATGAGATTACAGCAATAACAAACCACAATGGTCCAACGATCTAATCAATTCTTGATGGAGGAAATAAAGTCCCGCCCTAAGCCGTTTCACTCAATATACaccacaatagagaagaaaagactatcgcaacttccgtttcatgccgactttaaataCACTTGAACCAGGATCACTACAAACTTTCAGGCAGATATGTaggaactctgcaggaaagtggtcCTTCAGGAGCAGGATCGGAGACCCCTGACCTAGACATGCACACAAATGCAGACACTTACTTGTTTTCCACCTTGGCAGCGCAAACCTGGTTCTTCTCTACTTTAAGCGGTTTCTCCTCCATCTTATTATAATGCAGAATCATCTCCCCCATCAAAACCACCAGTTTGTACATATCCTGCCATGGCTGTAGCACAAAGTGGCCAGGATGGCACGCCACTGAAATAAACACGTCCATATTCTGCCCAATCTCAGGCAACTCCAGCAATGGTGGAAGAGCCAGCTGTTCAGGTGGAGAGCCTGGAGGTGTGCCCTGGCTCCCCAGCGGAGATGACATCTTTTTGGGTGTGTGTGGGGCTTTATCCCCTCTGTCAGTGCTGAGGTTGGAGGTCTGGATGGTGGCATGGATTGTCGGGGCATTCAGGGCTTTTAAAGGCCCTCGGCTGCTTAAGAAAACATCCTTCTGGTGGTTCCACAGATCAGAGTCAGCCAGCTGTTGGTTTAAACTGCAGCTTGTGTCATGGAAGTTCTTGCTGGTGAAAAGATAAACATGAGCAAGGCGTTTGTTCTCATCCAATTTAGCgatctagaaaaaaaaatgcatgaagtgtTTTTAGTGCTTCTTTTCTCCTGTTCTTTTAGGTGTCATTGCAACGCACATCAAATTACTTGGCGGTCGGATATATTATACAGTCCCAAACAAGGCAAAGTGGTTCATCTTCTTGAAACTGCTTATGCTAAATTTAGTCAGGGTTCCTGGTTCATGAGCTACTTGCACTTCAACAAGTCattatggaaacttgtttccgccactggaaaaaataaaaataaaaaaggtaattgtgactttttatctcacaattctgacattttttttcagaattgcatgatataaacaattgcaagttataacgTAACaatcgtgagatataaactcgcaattctgagaaaaaagtctttttttcctcataattggactttatatcttgcaattcggGCATTATAACTAGAAATTGCGAGtttgtaaatttgtaaataactttctccgaattgtgagatgtaaattcgcaattgtgaggaaaaaagtcagaattgtgagataaaaagtcttttcatttttgttttattctctgCCGGAAACAAGCCTCCCATACATCATGAATGCAGTAACCCACTTAAATATCTGTTTGATCGTGTtagtgttattgttaactaaaacaattaaaaaattttttgatagttaaaataaagctgaaatagaaataaaatagaaatattagatacttaaaaaattaaataaaaaattagaaatgttgcctttggAACTAACCAAAATAAATATGTCCAAGTTcaaattttaactaaaattaaataaaactgaaataaaatgtaattaaagctataaatatatatataaaaaatcaaatactaatAAAACTGACAAGTACATAATTGATATAATTGCTATAAATcttgtttgctaattttaatgcttaatgtatttttttattttttggggaaAGTACTTTGTAAAAGCAACTTTGATgccttttcacttttttaacacattttttctaCACTGGAATTTGCCTCAGGTTTATGTCTGTATCTTATGTGGAAATAAAGCAAGatgaaatgtaaatgtgaaaacaGAGCAGTATTAGTATTTAACTGGCCTTCAAGCTGCAGTCACTGCAGTGGAGAACCGTGTCTCTCAGCCACTGTACAGCATCAGGAGTCCATGCGCCTCCACTCACAGGCAGATCTGCCAAACAACACTTCAGTGCCTGCAGAGGGACAAATATAGGAAAAGACGCACACAAACAAGCTCACATATTAATGACCTAACAATTTAAAGTATAAGTTCACAGAAAAATTACTATTCTGCTCTCTGCCTGAACAGCTGACACCCTCTTTTCTTTTAAACCAGTTTGACTCTCATATTTATAGACAAATGTCTAAGCTGCtattttttcatacaatgaaagtgaataggCTCCATGGACAGCCGTGGATAATATGGGAAAAAAGCTGCCTGGACATTCTGCCTAACATAAAGTCATATTTCGGAACAACACAAGTAAAtgagtgtgtaaatgatgacagaattttcatttgaggtaaaatatccctttaaaatacaaaattactGTTTACAAAAACGCTACCTTCCTTCAGGCACTTTATTCAAAtgtaactaaaaataaacaaaaactgcTGTTACAAACCGCTACTCTCATTAACTTATTTTTGTTGTCATTAGCTGTTGTCTGACCTGGGTCGGGGTGGATATAAGGTCACGCAGCAAAGGAGGTGGGATCTCTCTCAACTCAATAACCTCGACCGACGCTTGGACGCCTACATCCACAAACAAGATGTCCAGCACCCGGCTGCCATGCAGGTTTGTTATCTatgaaaaaaatgcagagtACATAGTTATAGTTCTGACACCTCAGGAATGATATATGAGAAATGTTTAACGAGATCAGCTCAGAtttcaataataattataattttcaaTACAGGAACCAGACATTGATTTagtgaatttgaatttaagCTGCGCTCACATTCACAATATGTTGGAATTACTATAATCACGAGATCCCTGACTTTGTCTTTGTCAAACTCATAATTACAGGTAGGAAACCCATCATTTACCCATCATTTGACCATTGCAGCatcatgcaaaaacaaacaaaattatagTGGCTTCAATAATTAAAAGATTAGTAGTTTGGTAGCAACCTCTATATTCATGTTTGACATGTCATTTTGttacagtatattatatattcactACTGTCAAAAAGTTTAAGGTCAGTAAGATCctgatgtttttaaatgtttctaaaaTCTCCTGTTCAtcaaggctggatttatttgataaaaactacagtaaaacagtaatattgtgaaatattattatttaaaataactgttttctattttaatttatttttaaatgtaatctattactgtgatgaattttcagcatcattacaccagtcttcagtgtcacatgatccttcagaaatccttctaatatgctgatttgatgctcaagaaacatttcttattacagtaatatcaatgttgagaacagttgtgctgcttaatatatttgtgataaccaagatacatttttttttcaggatcacagatcaaaagtacatttttgttgaataaaagtgttaatttatttaaaaacaaatctgactgaccacaaacatttgaaAGGTACAGTAGCATAATAGGTGAATTTATACAGTAATGCAATATTTTGATGCCATTACCAACAAAGCCACATGTAGAACCATTTTGCCATTATGAGTGGTACCATAAAAATGTCTGAGTCAGCTTAATCTCCGAATTGTCATCTCATGATGTCAGTAATTCTGACACAATGAAAATGCAGCGTTCCTGATGCATGAGGGGACAATTCTATTTACAGTGGAATTTACTTACAGATTTGCAGTAGCCGTTAACTAGTTCAAGTAAATGTTTTAATCTCTGGTCCTGTTCAAAAAACTCTTTTCTTTACTCTGGTATTGATAGCATACTCACCTCAACTCGGGACCATTTTCCTTTATATCGAGCCAAACAGTTTTTGCCACAGAAAGGCCGTGAAACCAGTGACTCTGATGTGACCTTTAATAGGGAAAAAGATATGTGAGCATATCCTGTCTGCCATACAACAGGAGGGAACATATAAAAATGGGCATGACACTGCTCTACAGTGTGCTGATATGTAACATACTGCagtaaacaatgaacaattactatttaaaacaatttgatATATACATTGTTAGGCACTCTAATACACAATCTGTGCCAGCAGGTAACTATTGACTAGGGATTATGTACTCGACGCCTGCTAATCTGATTAAACTCATAATCCCAATCTGTCCATTTTGGCCTCCTCTCCTCCCCTAAAGAAGTCCCTAGCCAGATATTTGAAGCTGCACATACAGAGATTATGCCTGTTGCAACTGCAGTACCTGGGAATGGAAGTAGTTTTCAGTCTTCTCCAGAATTTCGTTGAGTTTAGTCAGGCCTCTGGAGGGCACCTGACAGTAGATCGTCCCATCTGAACAAACGCTGGTCACACTCACATTCATATAGGCACTGTTCACCTACGACAGAATACGAATatatgttttgttatttatatgttAAAAGCCCAAAAATTTAACTAAGTTTGGCGTTAGTAAGAttatgaaagaaatgaatacttgatgcattaaactgatcaaaagtgacagtaaagacatttataatgtttctatatttgtgaggacattgcatagacttccatttttggctgatttataagccttttaactagtgaggaccagtaaaatgtcctcactagtcGGTAGTCATTATATTTAACTAtataagtgaggacatttggccCTCACAAGTATAGCCACAAGTTTATAAGTTGTCAcaagtttagtatgtttttaagcctTTTGGTTTACAAGGACAcagttgtaatacccatgtcattatacacatatgtgtcctcataaaccatgtatactcTGTTAAAGTCTatgttaaatgcataaatgtatcacatgaataaatttcattttaaaatatactaaaaattgatttttttaattgtaataatatttcacaatattaatgtttttactgtattgatcaaataaatgcagcctcagtgagcataagagacttattttaaaaacattaacaacataATCCAGTCCTCGAATGTGGCTTTCCAAAAGTGCTGATATAATTGGTCTAAATACTATAATAGAATAAGACCTTTGCACTAACATGGTACTCTTGAGGTACCTTGGCATCTGTCCCATGGTACCagcacagtatttttttttttttttttttggatatgaGGGTTTCATTGTAATATCAAACACTTCTATTTTTGGTTACCTTTAAGGGACTCTCTAAGGATCTGTCTTGCAGAGCTTTCATACAGGCAGCATTGATGTTGATATCATCATCTTGTGATGTGTCATACAGCACCACCAGAGGCACTTCCTCACGCTCTAAGATCTCAGCCAATAGAATCTTGCCAGTGGCCATGGACTCAAACCTCTTCAGTACTGCCTGCTCATGACTGAATGACTCCAGGCCTGCAACAAATTAATATAACGACAACAACATTTGACATCAAATGCTAAACTATTTTGTCACAGAGAATTCTGAATGCAAATCTTACCTGCCAGTCTACATTTGGTGGCTTGGAAAGGCAATCTATAAAACTTTTCATGTAAATCAAGTAGTTTGCTCTTGCTGATGACTTCAGAAAAGCCATGATCCACGTAGTACACCTGTTTAAACATCAATGTACAAGTGCAGTAATAATTATTAACAGAGCATTATCTTATTTATGACAAAGATATTGCACAAATTTCTCACAGATCAAAACAGCCTCAGTTCTACACCTGAAAACCATAACAATCCACTGTGAACTGCACTAGACCAGTGGTTCTAAACTGGGGAACCGGGACCCACTCGGaggcctcagcaaacttccatGGGGGCCACAAGATAGcttaaacatgatttaaaattagacaaaaacAAGATTTTAAATAAGGTAAAGCAGCTAAAAAAACAAGACGAAAACTGTCTCACAGAATTTTAAAAGTATGATTTGTAGACCTGGAAGTCATGGAAATTATTTGAAAACAAGCAGCTTTGTCatcagagcagaaacacaaaaaatatcttaGCCTACATGGGGGGCTTTTGAATATTATCTTGGACAATCAATGGGGAGCAgtggagtcaaaaaggttgagaacctcTACACTATACTACAATGTTCAATTGTGATCTTcaataaccctttaataacgCACCTTGACCTTGTCGGCCATGACCTCACACACTTGTGCCCGGAGgatctcctcctcttcctcagcaCGTACAGCAGTCAGCTGACCTGGTGATGGTGAGGTCAGAGCCATCTTGGTGTTGTCCTGCCCATAGAACTCTCTCATTTCATCTTCTAACTTCTCCTGCTCCTTGGAGTAACCTTCACCTATGTACCTACATATAAACACACCCACACTTTACAACAGTAAGTACAACAGTGGCTGCCAACTTTTACAGTGCCCTAACATATTTTTCCTCCGCAGGCATTTCGAAAAATTCTAAGCCCTGATCCGACCTGCTTTGAGATTAATCGAAACATTATTACCCATTTGATTTGAagcagaaactttttttttttctcgaggAGCAAAACCGTGGCACTCTGTTTACTGCCAAAATGCAAAATTTGTCTGGTTTTCTGGTTCTATATAAGGTATATTAAGGCATGACAAGGGTCACACCTCTCATGAACTGCTGGATAGTGTTCTTAAAACGCACCTCAGAATGACGTTGTTTGTGTCACTTGCTTCAACCACCAGGACAGAAGGGTACTCCTCTTTAGGGATGACAAGAGGAGGAACAGTCTGGCTCAAACGAAGCTCTGCTGTCTCTTTCGTCTCTGAGCCAGGCAATCCCGACTGGTTACGGTTCTCATCCTCCACTACTTTTGCATATAGAATTGCTCTTTTGGGGTTGTCTGGCATGGGGTAGTCTATTGTGCATATATCTGAAAGCAGGGTGAGGTGGTCGAGCACAAACTCTGGTAGCTTACATTTATATGTGTCCTGATAGAGTTTAGGTAGAGCATGGGCCCACAGACCACTGCTGTATTTCAAGAGCAGCTCTCCAAGCTTCTGCTTGAGGTCCGGGGATAGAGCCTTGGGGGACGCCGGAGAGCTTGATTTGGAGGTGGAAGATGATCTTTGAATCTGAGGTTTTTTGTGATGAGATGGGGATTTGTCATGTGTAGAGGGTGTAGCAGCACTATGTGGGGTAGTCTGGCTAGTTTCTTTAGCAGGGTACAGAAGCAACTCTTGAGGTTTGCTGCTGCATGGTTTCTCAACCTGTAAACCGAATAACAAGACAGCATTCTTATACAAGGACACATTACAGAGAgctaatatattataattagttgatcttttattttttttcctgtggttCCCTTATAATGTTAGTTGAGCTTTTTAGCCAAAATAGTCTATTTATTTTTCCTGGCCATTTTTAACTCTCTCTCCAACCTTTAAAATTAAGTATGCAGAGTTGTAATTTCTACACACAGCCAGGATCAACAACAGAACAAGGAAATGTGGGAGTTCATCTGTTACTGGGTTTGAATTTCTGActtcaaaatgatgtttttGAGTCTCAGGACATTTTCAGACCTGTAAATAGTTTGCTGTGCACTGTCTCCTTGATTCGGTTTACTTTCACAAGGCAATACTTCAGAGTGtctcaaaatgtgtttatgcatgtCACATGTAAGTAAAACTGTCCTCTCATTGGCTTATCAAGATGAACTGACAAATTAGCTCTGACTAGCTGTCATTACATATGCACATATATGAATCTAAATAAGCTTTGCTTCCCACTTTAAAatttatatcatatataatTTATCAGTTACAGCGGAAATTAAAtggagagttcacccaaaaattaaaattaccacacaatttactcaccctcaagccatcctaggtgtatatgactttcttatttcagccaaacacaatcagagttgtattaaaaatatcctggctcatccaagctttataatgggagagattggaggatgagattttgaagaccaaaaaagtgcatccatcgatcataaaacgtactccatgtggctctggggggttaataaggccaggatatttttaatataactctgaatgtgtttggctgaaagaagaaagtcatatacacctaggatggcttgagggtgagtaaattatggggtaattttcatttttgggtgaactatccctttaaggctttGTCGAGACAGCATTCTTGCATTCTCCACCTGTATTGGAGAAGAGTAatgacattttaagatgaagCAGTAATGTGCTAGGTAATGTGCTCCCACAGAATTAGACACTGCTGTTTTTTTCctattatgaattatgatataGCTTGTTTGGTTAGTCTGTATCTATAAACTTACAGTACAAATGTGAGTCCAGTGTTCCAGATCTTTAAGGGCTTCACTGGGTAGATCTTGCTTATAATGCTCTCGATACAGCTGAGGCAGCTTGGATACCCAGAGGCCATTGCTGTGTTTGTTAAGAACCTCTTGAAGACGGGACTGCACCAGCTTAGGACTGTAAGGCGCAGAATGAGGCAGTCTGGGTTTTGCTGGAGTTGTGTTTTCATTCAGGTTATAAGAGGCTAGAAATATCAACAACATAAATGTTGCAGCTTAGTAACAATTCTGCATTGACAAACcataaactaaaactattaacagtttgatattttgattgCTGAATGAATTTGCAGTCAATACCACCTAATAAAGACTATTTAAGTATCAAGTCTTATTCCTGCACATAAAAGGAggagtacacccaaaaatgactaGTCATATTATTCAACCTCAGGTCTTTCAAGACAAATATGACTTTctattaatgacaattttctgggtgaactatcgctttaagaTATAACTAACAGCAACATCAGAATTCAGAACTGAAGGTATGTAGACCTCAGAGATCCCTCTGTGTAACAGCAGGAGCTTTTTTCTGCTTGAGACAGAAGATGACTGTTTTCTTTTCATCCTTAATGAACATCCCATGCCTGGAATGTTTTCTGGGACAGGAAGCAAGGTTGCTATGGACTCCAGtataattgtaacctttaaagGAGCTTCTTGTGGATAAGAATGTTTAGGCAGTCTGCACATTTAACACTTTTGCACCCAAAGTATGCTTACTATTGCTCTGCTGTGGATTTCGGGAGAGATGGGTATGAACTTCTTTCTGGAATCTGGAGGGAAGGGTCATCCTTTTCTCTGAtctagaaaaaaaatgagattaTAGTAAGAAGAACAAGTAATATCTGTAAAATACAAATTTGTTGATAAAAGATGCCCTTTTTTAGATTATATACTGCAAGATTACAACTTAagacctgttcacaccaaggatgataactgtaacgataaagatatagctCTAAAAAATgctctaaatataaaagaacagcAGAGTCCACAACACAAGTATAACGATAATAGTAAAGAGGAACAATATCGTTGGCATTACTTTTTCCAgttgatg
It encodes the following:
- the tdrd7b gene encoding tudor domain-containing protein 7B isoform X2 yields the protein MRDSQSDGKGGRPHNTPPNTPTRKPSLPSERSEKRMTLPSRFQKEVHTHLSRNPQQSNTSYNLNENTTPAKPRLPHSAPYSPKLVQSRLQEVLNKHSNGLWVSKLPQLYREHYKQDLPSEALKDLEHWTHICTVEKPCSSKPQELLLYPAKETSQTTPHSAATPSTHDKSPSHHKKPQIQRSSSTSKSSSPASPKALSPDLKQKLGELLLKYSSGLWAHALPKLYQDTYKCKLPEFVLDHLTLLSDICTIDYPMPDNPKRAILYAKVVEDENRNQSGLPGSETKETAELRLSQTVPPLVIPKEEYPSVLVVEASDTNNVILRYIGEGYSKEQEKLEDEMREFYGQDNTKMALTSPSPGQLTAVRAEEEEEILRAQVCEVMADKVKVYYVDHGFSEVISKSKLLDLHEKFYRLPFQATKCRLAGLESFSHEQAVLKRFESMATGKILLAEILEREEVPLVVLYDTSQDDDININAACMKALQDRSLESPLKVNSAYMNVSVTSVCSDGTIYCQVPSRGLTKLNEILEKTENYFHSQVTSESLVSRPFCGKNCLARYKGKWSRVEITNLHGSRVLDILFVDVGVQASVEVIELREIPPPLLRDLISTPTQALKCCLADLPVSGGAWTPDAVQWLRDTVLHCSDCSLKIAKLDENKRLAHVYLFTSKNFHDTSCSLNQQLADSDLWNHQKDVFLSSRGPLKALNAPTIHATIQTSNLSTDRGDKAPHTPKKMSSPLGSQGTPPGSPPEQLALPPLLELPEIGQNMDVFISVACHPGHFVLQPWQDMYKLVVLMGEMILHYNKMEEKPLKVEKNQVCAAKVENNWYRVLVKGVLTNGLVSVFQLDYGKHELVSSTQLRPLTQEFCQLPFQAITAQLAGVKPRQWSEEASILFRNHVEKKPLVAQLESVQEASHPWDRKVVIYLVDTSQEERDIWLHDIMAEFTDEMTNAA
- the tdrd7b gene encoding tudor domain-containing protein 7B isoform X1, yielding MADEELVKKMIRAVLQSSKSGVSLSDLQVEYKDLTGELIPHKQMGYATLDALLHSMPSVVKLDKRQSGEVVCHATTGNEMVHIAKLAARQRTAKKTGRPQMVNCQMRVKPAAPLLLNAKPRTSLRQPDHRGRLGRGGGRGGGHGDTRTGSMRDSQSDGKGGRPHNTPPNTPTRKPSLPSERSEKRMTLPSRFQKEVHTHLSRNPQQSNTSYNLNENTTPAKPRLPHSAPYSPKLVQSRLQEVLNKHSNGLWVSKLPQLYREHYKQDLPSEALKDLEHWTHICTVEKPCSSKPQELLLYPAKETSQTTPHSAATPSTHDKSPSHHKKPQIQRSSSTSKSSSPASPKALSPDLKQKLGELLLKYSSGLWAHALPKLYQDTYKCKLPEFVLDHLTLLSDICTIDYPMPDNPKRAILYAKVVEDENRNQSGLPGSETKETAELRLSQTVPPLVIPKEEYPSVLVVEASDTNNVILRYIGEGYSKEQEKLEDEMREFYGQDNTKMALTSPSPGQLTAVRAEEEEEILRAQVCEVMADKVKVYYVDHGFSEVISKSKLLDLHEKFYRLPFQATKCRLAGLESFSHEQAVLKRFESMATGKILLAEILEREEVPLVVLYDTSQDDDININAACMKALQDRSLESPLKVNSAYMNVSVTSVCSDGTIYCQVPSRGLTKLNEILEKTENYFHSQVTSESLVSRPFCGKNCLARYKGKWSRVEITNLHGSRVLDILFVDVGVQASVEVIELREIPPPLLRDLISTPTQALKCCLADLPVSGGAWTPDAVQWLRDTVLHCSDCSLKIAKLDENKRLAHVYLFTSKNFHDTSCSLNQQLADSDLWNHQKDVFLSSRGPLKALNAPTIHATIQTSNLSTDRGDKAPHTPKKMSSPLGSQGTPPGSPPEQLALPPLLELPEIGQNMDVFISVACHPGHFVLQPWQDMYKLVVLMGEMILHYNKMEEKPLKVEKNQVCAAKVENNWYRVLVKGVLTNGLVSVFQLDYGKHELVSSTQLRPLTQEFCQLPFQAITAQLAGVKPRQWSEEASILFRNHVEKKPLVAQLESVQEASHPWDRKVVIYLVDTSQEERDIWLHDIMAEFTDEMTNAA
- the tdrd7b gene encoding tudor domain-containing protein 7B isoform X3; the encoded protein is MTLPSRFQKEVHTHLSRNPQQSNTSYNLNENTTPAKPRLPHSAPYSPKLVQSRLQEVLNKHSNGLWVSKLPQLYREHYKQDLPSEALKDLEHWTHICTVEKPCSSKPQELLLYPAKETSQTTPHSAATPSTHDKSPSHHKKPQIQRSSSTSKSSSPASPKALSPDLKQKLGELLLKYSSGLWAHALPKLYQDTYKCKLPEFVLDHLTLLSDICTIDYPMPDNPKRAILYAKVVEDENRNQSGLPGSETKETAELRLSQTVPPLVIPKEEYPSVLVVEASDTNNVILRYIGEGYSKEQEKLEDEMREFYGQDNTKMALTSPSPGQLTAVRAEEEEEILRAQVCEVMADKVKVYYVDHGFSEVISKSKLLDLHEKFYRLPFQATKCRLAGLESFSHEQAVLKRFESMATGKILLAEILEREEVPLVVLYDTSQDDDININAACMKALQDRSLESPLKVNSAYMNVSVTSVCSDGTIYCQVPSRGLTKLNEILEKTENYFHSQVTSESLVSRPFCGKNCLARYKGKWSRVEITNLHGSRVLDILFVDVGVQASVEVIELREIPPPLLRDLISTPTQALKCCLADLPVSGGAWTPDAVQWLRDTVLHCSDCSLKIAKLDENKRLAHVYLFTSKNFHDTSCSLNQQLADSDLWNHQKDVFLSSRGPLKALNAPTIHATIQTSNLSTDRGDKAPHTPKKMSSPLGSQGTPPGSPPEQLALPPLLELPEIGQNMDVFISVACHPGHFVLQPWQDMYKLVVLMGEMILHYNKMEEKPLKVEKNQVCAAKVENNWYRVLVKGVLTNGLVSVFQLDYGKHELVSSTQLRPLTQEFCQLPFQAITAQLAGVKPRQWSEEASILFRNHVEKKPLVAQLESVQEASHPWDRKVVIYLVDTSQEERDIWLHDIMAEFTDEMTNAA